The genomic segment TATATTATTAGCTACATAGTTTTCATCTGTTGACTTGGATCTGAAGGCAGGTCTGGGAGAAGGCGGAGGAGACACAAAAAGCGACGCTGGTCTACTACTGATAGAATTGCCTCCACTCTTTCTTAGCTCTTTACGTCCGAATGAACAAGCCGATCTGGTGCTAAGTTGAGATGTAATACTACGTTGAGAGTTCGTACGTTGAAGATGTACTGTCGACTCGAACGAGCTGTCGTCTGACGTCTCTGGTTCATCGTTGACTGGTACCCAGTGTAGAAGTGGATTAGATTGAAGAATCACGTAATCTGTATCTTGAGGGGCCATCGAAATGGATCCTAAAACAAATCTTCATATTATCCAGTTTTTCCATTTTGGTCGCACGAGATGCATTAAATGTAAGTTGAAAGCTCATTCGTTAAGCGGAGAATGATAAAACATTAAGCATTATAGAAGAGGATTCCTAAATGAAACACGAttagttattaaatttttttttttttgatgaGATGATTTAATTGTTCGTAATATTGTTGTGAttttaaataacgatataaaattaaagcaCTCGATAAGCTTATAGATCTAGTCTAAGAAAGATAATATCACTTCAAGTTTCCAACAGAGTTTTATTGCCATTcgcatttataatataattatccaACAATTCAGTTAAGATAATTGTACATACAGTACCAAAGAACACacgaataaagaagaaaatataatgataGTCTTTACTTTGGTATATAAAAAGTTTTCTTGTAGAAGCTTATCTTTCTAAATATACAAGATCTATCAGCATAAACATCCCAAAAAGAAGTGTATTCGTATAACATTCAATGACATTAACAACTAATTATCACAGCCTGTTTTACAAATGTGTTCATTATGGAAAAATACAGTATTTCTGAATGTATGATTATTAAGCATTAGCATTATATTATTTGTGACAGGAATACGTAGAGTATTTTCCataattctaagaatacaaaATGACACAGTTTTCTTTTTCGCAAGCTATACCATTAATGTACTTAAACTACTATacgaaaatgatatttttactaTATCTATGATAACGCATACATCCAAATCACTaccgtaataataataatatattacaatgaatgacgtttttctttttttaacacagacattcattttatattatttaattatagtaACCCAGTCTCTCGTAACGCGTTGGcacattttcaaaaatttggcACATGTAGAGTCAATAGTAGGATGAAggtgataataatttttttaatttctatcatatatattatacttaaaatatatatgtatataaataaattagatttttattgACTGTCCGTTGTATGTAGGTACACCTATCTGTTCATAATACTGCTACGATTTCATCTACGCATGAATATGGGTGGTaagaaacatttaaataaCAGTTATATTGACCAAATTTTCCAGCGGAACTGAAACATTGTGGATGATAAGTTTCGTATAACCATCTTCGAATGCAATGAGGTCATATCGATGCTGTACACACATGATACATGATCCAGTTACACAGCTATATCTgatttaaattcattaaaaatttgtactgTATTCTAGTACGGTGTCACACTTTTGGTCTGGCTGCGGTGGTTCTTGAACTATAACCAGAGGCAGTGAAAGTGGTAGGGGAGAGGGCTCACCTGCGAGTGAGTCTGATGGTACCACTGCAGAAGATGGTACATCTAATACATCTTCACACGCTTCTTCATTTAAAGTTTGTAATGCACCACATATCATCTGTTCTTCTAAAGTTAcctgaaaaatttaattacttgtTTCGCTATTTGATGTTTTAGTATTAAACTTATAATAGTTATTCATGTGTTTTATAAAGGAATTAATATGAAATGTTAAATACGATTTCGCTTACCTGGAACTAAAACCGAGCACGATTGTAATGAGAACAATacttaattaattgattaattaattgttagaatAAACATACTTCTATGATTTTATTCATATAGAGTAAAGAAGCTTACTTGTTTTTCCATAATAGATTGTTTAGTTTGATCTCGCCTAGGACCATCGGTTCTCGATGTTCCCTTATCTTTTTCTACATGTGTTGGCACACGTATCGAAGTATTTTGTAAAGCATGATCTTAAATAATaagagacaatttttatatacatttgatattttatacttttataatatattactatttatataaataatcgatATACGTACCTCCTCCTTTTCGTTGAATTTGTTCCGATCCTACGGTGAATCGAACACTTCGTGAACCTTCTTCTTGTGTGCTAAATGATGAAACTTCTAATTCTCTAAGCGACACAATCACCATACGAAACAATTCCCAATCTCCAAAAGCCATTTTAAGAACCtacaaataaagaattattattgacTGCATAATACCTGTCAGTTAAAATCATGGAAGTAAAGCTTACTTTTTTCAACTCCTGTAAATCACAATGCAATAAAACTCTACCATTAATGTTATTCTCTTTAATAACTTGTTTGTACTGTGGTGCTTGATTAGGACTTATATTGTCGATCCTATCAATAAGGTCGCAAATTCCATTTACTGTTAAAGATGATAGTCTTATCTCCAAAATCTCGGACtaggaaaaagaaagttatATAACAATATTGTAGTAATAATAGTCATAGTATCATTATAATATcgtgttatatgtatatataccgGTAATGTTGTAGTTGCAGAGAGTGGTTTAACCGCTGGTTCCATGGGAAGTACTTGCCACGATGGAGTCTGCCAATCGAATGTTGGCTGCATACACGGTTGTACCCATGATGTTGATGGTACCGGTACATGTCCTTGTAGACTTGGTGTTTTAACAAGTTTCATTGTTCGATTTGATAAACCacttttatttacattccATGATTCATGTGTATTACTAGGTAAAGTCCAAGGACTATACTGTTTATATGGACCAAGTAGTCCTGATTCTTCTTCCATACTCTGTTGctcctcttttatttttttcttaatataaGGATCGAGATTTATTGTGAACGgtaagaatattttcatatcgcTAACAAGTAAACTCGAACGATGGAACGTCAGGAAAATATCTAGTTTCCGTTCATCTCTATCCATTTCTAACAGAGGTTGAACTTCTTTAAGTACTGGGATTTGGGGTCGTATCCTAATGATTTGAAAAGAAACATTAAATACAAACCGgttattaaaatgttataaagcATTTATTCGGAAAAGACATACTTATCATAAAGACTTTTCAATGACATGGAATCATCTAAACTATCTTCATACATATCGTAATGAAGAATCAACCAAGACGTCCTAAATGGCCATTGTTCAGTAATATTGATCCAACTAGCTAAATGATACCAGTTGAAATcaatttggaatgcttttaaTAATCTTCCTAAAAAGAggcatataatatattagaaaCAAGCAGGACACATAGAAATGAGTGCCTCAGagataaattgtttttattaccAGTGACATAAACAACATTCATTAATCTTCTCATACTACGAGGATTCACATCACTAAAGTAATCGTCAGTGAGAAGCATTTTATTGAGATCTTGTGCACCGCCCAATCGATTTAAATTGCTACCGATGCTACTTGCGATTGATTCGCTTAATCGTAATTTTCTACTGCCTTTTCTGCTTTGAGGTTTCAACTTTTCATTGCTGTTCATTATAGCAGACTCTGTGCTAAGTCTTCTGTTAGAAACAGAGTGATGCATTGTACTAGTCGCGGTGTAATTTACACTTTCCTCGGCTTCGGTCCACGTAGTTTTTCTACTATGTTGGGCAGTTTGTTGAGCTACTTTTACCTTTCGCAAACCACtgttttgcaaataaaatggAAGATGCACCATATTACGTAAGTAATCGTGTCCTCCGATATTAGACTCTGTGAATAATCTTCTACTATTGACTTCCACTGCCTGAAtgtaagaaacaaaattttatatcatgTAAAAGACTACACATATCGCGTTCCATGAAAAgataatgaaacattttgagaTACCTTGGCAATAATATGTGGATCGATCGCTAATATAACAACAAATGGATAACCGTTATCACTGAATAATGCTTGTATAGCATCTAAAACTAACAACACTTTATCTTGTTCACAACTATCCAGACCATCCACAATTATTACTAATCTGCTTTGTTGTGCCATAAAACTATCTAGGCATTTAacctgttttattttttacaaaaattttgttaagTACAAAGAACAgtttaatgaaaatacattattcaattattcaattaatatgtaatataccaTCTCGGTCATTAAACTGACTTCGCTTCTTAGCGTCTGTATAAAACCTTCGCTTTTTAAGGTCTCTAACTTAGAAATGCTGCGCTGTAGGTGTCGTCTTTGAGAGAAAACAAGTGCTTGCAACGTTCGACTCCATGTATATAAGTTTGCTATTATGCTAACAGCTAGTATTAAGGCAACGGTTATCATAATAATGTGTGATGTAACTCTTTCTATTGTTGGCCTGTGACAttaaaaatcgaaagaaataattaattataacaattttgattttatagTTTTTCTGAGAAATTGTATACTAACTCGCTGTTAGAAATATCGATGAGATAGACCGTAAGTACGGAGATACCAACGAGTAAACTGCAAAAGCAGAATTcaaatataactatatatgGTAAACAACAAAGATGTCTCCATTTCCATGTTGTCGTTGATTTATCTGGTTTTGGTCTGAATGCTCTGTAGAGTCGCGTGGATAAAGAACCAAACTCATTCTCAATGGAATCATAAAGCGATCCTACCATTTGTACTACTGCGTTCTCTCCGGCAGCAGTTGTGCCGACTCGGGTCTGGTcagtaaaataaaactttatgGGTTGAACAGTGATATCATCGTGAACTCGACCACCAGGAGGATGACAAAAAATTACTTGTAAAAGCagtttcaatgaatttaacttTGTAGTCAGAGCTACCGTGAAATTGTATGGCCAGTACCAATCATATCtacgatttaaatattttataattaaatattacgaaaataCATAGAGTATATACTTTCAATCTTGCAATCTTACCTTTTGTTAGCATACCAGACAAGTATCAAAAAAGTgtacgtaaaaaatataagactTATACCACATGCAAGCCCAACAATCCATGATTGGAGGGCAAGACCTATTGTGATACCCACTAACAAAGATACATGAGTTACTACTACgaataataagaaagaaaattggaaTACTGGATCCATCCATTGGCGagcaaaatttttcatttcctctGAAAAGATTATTACCAGTATATGAgtattttatgcaatttttaatttagttgTTGCATTTGTAAACCATTGCAAATATTACctcttaatttatttaacaaaaatgattTTCCTGAACCCCATTTCGCGTAAAGGCCAACAGTTATAGGCGTTGAAAGAGATGGTTCACTGAGGATATCCGCTAACGCACTACTGTACAAGTCGTAACCGAGcatattttcattatcttcATTGGTATTAAGACGCCCTAAAATGAACATTCAGTCATATTCAattgatagaagaaaaaacaaaaaaaagaagaagaagaaaagagcaaCTATATTATGTACTTTATTGGCTTTATTTAATCTTATTAATTAATGACTTACGTGCACCAAATATTTGTCCAAGAATGGTCTTTGGATGATTGATGTCGATATTATAAGGAGTCTCTCCTTGTCTATTTGGACGGTACAGTAGTTGACTATTTTTTGGATTTCTCAATAGTATCTCAACGATGGCTTTCGATCTAGCTCGCATAGCTATATGTAGTACAGTATCACCTTTTTTATCAGTGGCTGATACTTTAGCTTTTTTGTCTAGCAATATCTGCACGATTTCAGCGTTTCGCGATCGAACTGCCCGTAATAATGGAGTATCACCATCTTTTGTCGCAATTTCTAAATCTGGGTTTGCATTTAATAACAGCttcaatattgaaatattgccTTTTTCAACTGCTATGTAGGTTGCAGTTTTCTTAtcctaaaatatttataaaatttgaatggTTGTCCTGAGATGTTGATTAAAATACATCGCCAAAAATAATGGAGTCGTTTTGGACACAAagataaacgaaaaatattttacacttaaaggtaaataattttatttgtgtaaaaattaaatacataaagtAATATATGATTGATATTTGTACCTTGCCGGCAATGTCGACATCAGCATACTTTTTTAAAAGAGATTCAACCACTCCTCTATGACCGCCTTTCACAGCatgaattaaatttgtatCACCAGCCCTATCTTGAATGTTCACATAAGCACCAGCATTCAAAAGAGCATTTGCTATTTCGTGATGCCCCTCTCGGCAAGCTATTGCCAGAGCTGTGCATCCATCTTTATCTAACGCGTTCACGTTTGGTTTATGTTCTAAAAGAAGTAGCACCACCTCCAAGTGATTCCCAAGAGTGGCCACTAGAAGAGCTGTCCACGAGTACTGCAGTAcaaagttttattaattatctgaaaatttcattgagagagggggagaaagaaagacatgGAGAGATTACTTTAGAGATGTAAAATACATCACAAGTTCATATAACTGATCTGTAATCTTTTCTTTGCAAGTGCATAAAAATGTGTAGTctaattatcatttatataaaactaaaGTCTTACCATGCCAGCAGTATCGACATTAGCACCAGCTTTTAGAAGAGTATCTACAATTTCTACGTGACCTTTACGCGACGCCCACACCAACGCTGTAGTACCAtactaaaaattgaaaaaaatgcaTTAACACAGACTTCTCCGATAATATAAATCGCAGTATGGATTTTTCTGTCTCTAGTTAATACATCGTACGTGAACTTAAAAGATGATAAATATAGATTACCTTGTCACCAACATTGACTTTAGCACCATGAGCAATAAGATCCTTAACAATATCGGGGTAACCCCTGCCTGCGGCCCATAACAACGAAGATATGTGAAAATTTCCATGTGCATTGACGTCAGCTTCTCGTCCTAGTAGCATCATCACCGTCGGTGACCTACCCTTATACGTCGCCCACATAAGTGCAGTCCACCCTCCCTAAAAATAGATTATTCCTCTTCTTACTATTTGTCCAATTTCTTtatgattattaaatatttcattcgtaaCGAAATGAAACTTTAGAGAAACTTTAaaacatgaaattaaaatatataaatataattaatggcagaaaaatgttgtaaaatgtgaaaataaaatagagtGTAGGAAATTAAAGTGTATTTAAAGTGTACTTAAATCCGTGTACTTAAAGTACTTGGAAAGGAATATCTTCAaagggaaaatcttaaaaagaaataaatttttcaatttacaaaAGTTTGAGTCGTTTAATGCAAAAGTGGTGTAAGCCAAAAAGTTGATTACTGGATAATGAAGGATACAAGGACAAAAAATTCACTTATTCTGCTATTCACCGAGAAACTAATGAAGATTTACACAACTTCTGCACAAAAGAGAATAGAGGTTTTGCTTTCGAGATATGCTATTCAACCAAATAGACAAAGATTTGACTTACACCACTTTTACATTAAACGACTCATTtagaataaatatcttttattttccaaagatctaaaagaaacatttagtttctaaaaatgtaaaataaatattttaatttctaaaaattttaaataaactttgttCGCTATCTTTAGCTCGCTAGATATTGAGAAATTGCTCTCACtttataactaataaaaatatattaaagaattaGAGACCTTACCATGTCTCTGTGTTCCAAATCGGCGCCATGTTCGAGTAATTCAAGGCACACATCTGTGTGCCCTTCCTTGGCCGCACACAATAACGCCGTCCAATTGTcctgaaaaaattaaattgtttatgcAATAGGCAGGAAAAagacatatataaaattcaatagaTCATATAACACATAATACTAACTGCGTCCTCTGCATTAACATCTGCTCCATGATTGATAAGCTCTCGTACAAAGTGTATCTTCCCCTTAGTTGCTGCAAGGATGAGGGCTGTACTACCATTCTATTGTAAGAACAAAGAAATCAACTATTTAATATCTGATTATAGATAAAGCCAaatctattaaaaaatgattaaaaatctttcaaaattagcataattaaaagaagagtTAAATCATCCAAAGGGATGAAAATTAAGATGATATTAAGGAAGTTTCGACCAAGATTACTTTTAACGAGATCTTAATCTTCACAGAAATATGGAAAATTCAGAACAGAGTCGAACTATACAAACACGTGCATAAAACAACACAAAAGGAATTTTCCTTGAGGTTTCAAGATCATTTGTGTTTTCTTCAATTCTCATAAATTCgtggaaaaataattcaagaCAGAGTTAAACTGTCTAAACACATGGATAAAATAACGTAAGACAAACTTTCCTCCCGACGATTTTTCCTTCaaatttcaatcattttttaaaatggaaTTGTACATTTATAAAGAATGATAATTTCAAAGGAGAtatctttaatttataaacattttaaatataatatttccgaCAGAGGGGGGGGGGTACGTTTCTCCACGAAGCTgatggaattaaaaaatatcttaatccAAATGGAAGtagttattttaataatgttaCCTCGTCTCGGTCATCGATCAGTACTCGTTTGTTTTCGAGGAAATTTTGAAGACCAGCGAGATTATCGTCTGTGATATAGCTGGCGAGAGATCGGTAGCAGAGTGATACCATCGAGTCAGTCCGATGCAAGGTCTGTGAAAAAAGTATCAACTCGTTAAAAATGAGCAAACGATTATTTGAGACTGACCTGTCACGTTTTTATTCGCTAATAGAAAGTCTCAGAGCGTAGCGAATTAATTGCTGCATAAGTAGTAAGTGAGGAAACAGTCGGCGGAAATCGATACTTGGATAACTTGCGTGtgacatttaaatttaatatataatatatttactgcctttaatatataatatatttactttttctaaaaatatagaaaattaaatacttgatatttaaatgttatatcTACTCTAttacttaaatttaatattaatcctcGATAATGTTGATTTATGGATGCTTACAAAAATCtcaagtttaaaatatttaaattaattttcaataaatcaaTGTTAAATATTCCAATCCAAACTGTTGTCACAAAAATATACCGTGTCTTACGAATTTCGTAATTGTACTAATTTGCCTCTACTAAACTGCGCAATATACGGAACAATTAACACTTGACACGAGATCAAATgctaaatacataatttacatAGTTTACACGACACAGTTAACGTGGTTTTTTAAGAAGTAAGTAGAAGCAATGGTTCGACCAAATCAATTACCAGAGTAAAGATTTACCGAGAACATCTCTTTGAAACCCcaagtaaaaataatacaacttagtattttagatattataatttagtatttttaacataaataGCTTTAGTATATTTGTATACTaaattatataacatgtatatttaaaCTCCTTAATTTTTCGGTCTTTCTATATCAAGAAAGAAAATCACACAAATTGAGAAGTTTTTAGGCCAATTAGGGCTACTTTTATTTAGAGCAGGAATCGTGGAAAATGTTTCCGTTGTCCGATTGGAGAAAACATGCggttgtaaataa from the Bombus fervidus isolate BK054 chromosome 12, iyBomFerv1, whole genome shotgun sequence genome contains:
- the Arms gene encoding ankyrin repeat-rich membrane spanning isoform X5; the protein is MNAWLPDPRMWLTFESDSSWTLHRTDSMVSLCYRSLASYITDDNLAGLQNFLENKRVLIDDRDENGSTALILAATKGKIHFVRELINHGADVNAEDADNWTALLCAAKEGHTDVCLELLEHGADLEHRDMGGWTALMWATYKGRSPTVMMLLGREADVNAHGNFHISSLLWAAGRGYPDIVKDLIAHGAKVNVGDKYGTTALVWASRKGHVEIVDTLLKAGANVDTAGMYSWTALLVATLGNHLEVVLLLLEHKPNVNALDKDGCTALAIACREGHHEIANALLNAGAYVNIQDRAGDTNLIHAVKGGHRGVVESLLKKYADVDIAGKDKKTATYIAVEKGNISILKLLLNANPDLEIATKDGDTPLLRAVRSRNAEIVQILLDKKAKVSATDKKGDTVLHIAMRARSKAIVEILLRNPKNSQLLYRPNRQGETPYNIDINHPKTILGQIFGARRLNTNEDNENMLGYDLYSSALADILSEPSLSTPITVGLYAKWGSGKSFLLNKLREEMKNFARQWMDPVFQFSFLLFVVVTHVSLLVGITIGLALQSWIVGLACGISLIFFTYTFLILVWYANKRYDWYWPYNFTVALTTKLNSLKLLLQVIFCHPPGGRVHDDITVQPIKFYFTDQTRVGTTAAGENAVVQMVGSLYDSIENEFGSLSTRLYRAFRPKPDKSTTTWKWRHLCCLPYIVIFEFCFCSLLVGISVLTVYLIDISNSEPTIERVTSHIIMITVALILAVSIIANLYTWSRTLQALVFSQRRHLQRSISKLETLKSEGFIQTLRSEVSLMTEMVKCLDSFMAQQSRLVIIVDGLDSCEQDKVLLVLDAIQALFSDNGYPFVVILAIDPHIIAKAVEVNSRRLFTESNIGGHDYLRNMVHLPFYLQNSGLRKVKVAQQTAQHSRKTTWTEAEESVNYTATSTMHHSVSNRRLSTESAIMNSNEKLKPQSRKGSRKLRLSESIASSIGSNLNRLGGAQDLNKMLLTDDYFSDVNPRSMRRLMNVVYVTGRLLKAFQIDFNWYHLASWINITEQWPFRTSWLILHYDMYEDSLDDSMSLKSLYDKIRPQIPVLKEVQPLLEMDRDERKLDIFLTFHRSSLLVSDMKIFLPFTINLDPYIKKKIKEEQQSMEEESGLLGPYKQYSPWTLPSNTHESWNVNKSGLSNRTMKLVKTPSLQGHVPVPSTSWVQPCMQPTFDWQTPSWQVLPMEPAVKPLSATTTLPSEILEIRLSSLTVNGICDLIDRIDNISPNQAPQYKQVIKENNINGRVLLHCDLQELKKVLKMAFGDWELFRMVIVSLRELEVSSFSTQEEGSRSVRFTVGSEQIQRKGGDHALQNTSIRVPTHVEKDKGTSRTDGPRRDQTKQSIMEKQVTLEEQMICGALQTLNEEACEDVLDVPSSAVVPSDSLAGSISMAPQDTDYVILQSNPLLHWVPVNDEPETSDDSSFESTVHLQRTNSQRSITSQLSTRSACSFGRKELRKSGGNSISSRPASLFVSPPPSPRPAFRSKSTDENYVANNIPMKSAISTPMKKRCSTSTLNDELILSVPVPNSSLEKLSKLKDRLMGTLPVSPAPGESEDESTPLVSELSTPTHSQSDSVFKHDCSEENSSSISSNKSLPRDGERSIDVVDYSDTVSLMVREASQVRFLSRQDAEEWDNPETPV
- the Arms gene encoding ankyrin repeat-rich membrane spanning isoform X7; this encodes MVSLCYRSLASYITDDNLAGLQNFLENKRVLIDDRDENGSTALILAATKGKIHFVRELINHGADVNAEDADNWTALLCAAKEGHTDVCLELLEHGADLEHRDMGGWTALMWATYKGRSPTVMMLLGREADVNAHGNFHISSLLWAAGRGYPDIVKDLIAHGAKVNVGDKYGTTALVWASRKGHVEIVDTLLKAGANVDTAGMYSWTALLVATLGNHLEVVLLLLEHKPNVNALDKDGCTALAIACREGHHEIANALLNAGAYVNIQDRAGDTNLIHAVKGGHRGVVESLLKKYADVDIAGKDKKTATYIAVEKGNISILKLLLNANPDLEIATKDGDTPLLRAVRSRNAEIVQILLDKKAKVSATDKKGDTVLHIAMRARSKAIVEILLRNPKNSQLLYRPNRQGETPYNIDINHPKTILGQIFGARRLNTNEDNENMLGYDLYSSALADILSEPSLSTPITVGLYAKWGSGKSFLLNKLREEMKNFARQWMDPVFQFSFLLFVVVTHVSLLVGITIGLALQSWIVGLACGISLIFFTYTFLILVWYANKRYDWYWPYNFTVALTTKLNSLKLLLQVIFCHPPGGRVHDDITVQPIKFYFTDQTRVGTTAAGENAVVQMVGSLYDSIENEFGSLSTRLYRAFRPKPDKSTTTWKWRHLCCLPYIVIFEFCFCSLLVGISVLTVYLIDISNSEPTIERVTSHIIMITVALILAVSIIANLYTWSRTLQALVFSQRRHLQRSISKLETLKSEGFIQTLRSEVSLMTEMVKCLDSFMAQQSRLVIIVDGLDSCEQDKVLLVLDAIQALFSDNGYPFVVILAIDPHIIAKAVEVNSRRLFTESNIGGHDYLRNMVHLPFYLQNSGLRKVKVAQQTAQHSRKTTWTEAEESVNYTATSTMHHSVSNRRLSTESAIMNSNEKLKPQSRKGSRKLRLSESIASSIGSNLNRLGGAQDLNKMLLTDDYFSDVNPRSMRRLMNVVYVTGRLLKAFQIDFNWYHLASWINITEQWPFRTSWLILHYDMYEDSLDDSMSLKSLYDKIRPQIPVLKEVQPLLEMDRDERKLDIFLTFHRSSLLVSDMKIFLPFTINLDPYIKKKIKEEQQSMEEESGLLGPYKQYSPWTLPSNTHESWNVNKSGLSNRTMKLVKTPSLQGHVPVPSTSWVQPCMQPTFDWQTPSWQVLPMEPAVKPLSATTTLPSEILEIRLSSLTVNGICDLIDRIDNISPNQAPQYKQVIKENNINGRVLLHCDLQELKKVLKMAFGDWELFRMVIVSLRELEVSSFSTQEEGSRSVRFTVGSEQIQRKGGDHALQNTSIRVPTHVEKDKGTSRTDGPRRDQTKQSIMEKQVTLEEQMICGALQTLNEEACEDVLDVPSSAVVPSDSLAGSISMAPQDTDYVILQSNPLLHWVPVNDEPETSDDSSFESTVHLQRTNSQRSITSQLSTRSACSFGRKELRKSGGNSISSRPASLFVSPPPSPRPAFRSKSTDENYVANNIPMKSAISTPMKKRCSTSTLNDELILSVPVPNSSLEKLSKLKDRLMGTLPVSPAPGESEDESTPLVSELSTPTHSQSDSVFKHDCSEENSSSISSNKSLPRDGERSIDVVDYSDTVSLMVREASQVRFLSRQDAEEWDNPETPV
- the Arms gene encoding ankyrin repeat-rich membrane spanning isoform X6: MTTKNLERMLRLANLSRTLHRTDSMVSLCYRSLASYITDDNLAGLQNFLENKRVLIDDRDENGSTALILAATKGKIHFVRELINHGADVNAEDADNWTALLCAAKEGHTDVCLELLEHGADLEHRDMGGWTALMWATYKGRSPTVMMLLGREADVNAHGNFHISSLLWAAGRGYPDIVKDLIAHGAKVNVGDKYGTTALVWASRKGHVEIVDTLLKAGANVDTAGMYSWTALLVATLGNHLEVVLLLLEHKPNVNALDKDGCTALAIACREGHHEIANALLNAGAYVNIQDRAGDTNLIHAVKGGHRGVVESLLKKYADVDIAGKDKKTATYIAVEKGNISILKLLLNANPDLEIATKDGDTPLLRAVRSRNAEIVQILLDKKAKVSATDKKGDTVLHIAMRARSKAIVEILLRNPKNSQLLYRPNRQGETPYNIDINHPKTILGQIFGARRLNTNEDNENMLGYDLYSSALADILSEPSLSTPITVGLYAKWGSGKSFLLNKLREEMKNFARQWMDPVFQFSFLLFVVVTHVSLLVGITIGLALQSWIVGLACGISLIFFTYTFLILVWYANKRYDWYWPYNFTVALTTKLNSLKLLLQVIFCHPPGGRVHDDITVQPIKFYFTDQTRVGTTAAGENAVVQMVGSLYDSIENEFGSLSTRLYRAFRPKPDKSTTTWKWRHLCCLPYIVIFEFCFCSLLVGISVLTVYLIDISNSEPTIERVTSHIIMITVALILAVSIIANLYTWSRTLQALVFSQRRHLQRSISKLETLKSEGFIQTLRSEVSLMTEMVKCLDSFMAQQSRLVIIVDGLDSCEQDKVLLVLDAIQALFSDNGYPFVVILAIDPHIIAKAVEVNSRRLFTESNIGGHDYLRNMVHLPFYLQNSGLRKVKVAQQTAQHSRKTTWTEAEESVNYTATSTMHHSVSNRRLSTESAIMNSNEKLKPQSRKGSRKLRLSESIASSIGSNLNRLGGAQDLNKMLLTDDYFSDVNPRSMRRLMNVVYVTGRLLKAFQIDFNWYHLASWINITEQWPFRTSWLILHYDMYEDSLDDSMSLKSLYDKIRPQIPVLKEVQPLLEMDRDERKLDIFLTFHRSSLLVSDMKIFLPFTINLDPYIKKKIKEEQQSMEEESGLLGPYKQYSPWTLPSNTHESWNVNKSGLSNRTMKLVKTPSLQGHVPVPSTSWVQPCMQPTFDWQTPSWQVLPMEPAVKPLSATTTLPSEILEIRLSSLTVNGICDLIDRIDNISPNQAPQYKQVIKENNINGRVLLHCDLQELKKVLKMAFGDWELFRMVIVSLRELEVSSFSTQEEGSRSVRFTVGSEQIQRKGGDHALQNTSIRVPTHVEKDKGTSRTDGPRRDQTKQSIMEKQVTLEEQMICGALQTLNEEACEDVLDVPSSAVVPSDSLAGSISMAPQDTDYVILQSNPLLHWVPVNDEPETSDDSSFESTVHLQRTNSQRSITSQLSTRSACSFGRKELRKSGGNSISSRPASLFVSPPPSPRPAFRSKSTDENYVANNIPMKSAISTPMKKRCSTSTLNDELILSVPVPNSSLEKLSKLKDRLMGTLPVSPAPGESEDESTPLVSELSTPTHSQSDSVFKHDCSEENSSSISSNKSLPRDGERSIDVVDYSDTVSLMVREASQVRFLSRQDAEEWDNPETPV